A portion of the Lolium rigidum isolate FL_2022 chromosome 1, APGP_CSIRO_Lrig_0.1, whole genome shotgun sequence genome contains these proteins:
- the LOC124703726 gene encoding auxin-responsive protein SAUR50-like, protein MAIKKSGAAGLKQILKRCSSLGRRQQHNHAGEEHWEEEEAAPSDVPRGHFAVYVGESRRRFVVPIAVLDRPEFRSLLRRAEEEFGFGGAGDLLVLPCEERAFRSLCSASSLTCTAR, encoded by the coding sequence ATGGCGATCAAGAAGAGCGGCGCGGCGGGGCTGAAGCAGATCCTGAAGCGGTGCTCGAGCCTGGGGCGGCGCCAGCAGCACAACCATGCCGGGGAGGAGcactgggaggaggaggaggcggcgccgtcGGACGTGCCCCGCGGCCACTTCGCGGTGTACGTGGGCGAGTCGCGGCGGCGGTTCGTGGTGCCCATCGCGGTGCTGGACCGGCCCGAGTTCCGCTCCCTGCTCCGCCGCGCCGAGGAGGAGTTCGGGTTCGGCGGCGCCGGGGACCTGCTGGTGCTCCCCTGCGAGGAGCGCGCCTTCCGCTCcctctgctccgcctcctccctcacCTGCACCGCCCGCTGA